From the Psychrobacter sp. P11F6 genome, the window ACATGTCGAAGGCAATAAATACAGTGCGCAGGTAGATATAGATCCTTTAAAAGCAAAATATTATCTACAAGTAAGTAGTGATGGTAAAGATGACTGGCGCATGCAAGATGTGGCGAAATTACCACGTTCAAAAGTTAGCTTTGACCCATTACCTGTTTTTGCAGAAAGTTGATTTTATAAAAACTACTTTTATAACCATGATTAATAATCAATTTATTAACACATAAAAAAAACCAGCCATTTATCAATAATGAGCTGGTTTTTTACACTAACGGTTTATGCTATTTTTTATAAATGTCACTTAATATTATCGAATAAGCGAATCGTTAAATAACAGGATTTATTGTTGGAATTTTCTGATTCGTATGCTTATTTTCTGCTGAATTATCAGACTCTGTCGAAAGCAGCTTACGATCAAACTTCGGATTGAACGCTTGGGTTTTTGGCGATACAGGTAAGCCAATTTCAGTCAAGCTCTCGGTCTGCCCAGCTTGAATGTTATCCCCTTCAAACAAACGCTCATTGTCATCACGATCAAGACTCAAGGTTTCAAAGTCAAATAACTCACGATCCGCCAATTGCGAGGGCGCAACATTTTGCATGGCCTTAAAAATAGAGGCCAAACGCTGCGGATGAGCATCATCCCATTCCCGCAACATATCGTTGATAATGGCCCTTTGTAAGTTGGTTTGGCTGCCACATAAGTTGCATGGAATAATTGGAAATTCTTTTAAGCGAGCATATTCGATGATGTCTTTTTCTTCGACATAAGCCAGTGGACGAATAAGTAGGTTTTGCTTGTCATCACTGAGCAATTTCGGTGGCATCGATTTAAGAGTGCCGCCATGAAATAAATTCAAAAAGAAAGTCGCCAACATATCATCGCGATGATGACCCAGCGCAATTTTGGTTGCGCCAATCTGCTTAGCAAAACCGTATAACGAGCCGCGGCGCAGACGTGAACACGCCGAGCAATAAGTTTTGCCTTCTGGCACCACGCTCTTAACGATACTATAAGTGTCTTTTTCTAAGATATAATGCGCGATACCCTGCTCGTTCAAATACGCCGGCAAAATATCTTCAGGGTAACCGGGCTGCTTTTGATCGAGATTGACCGCGACGATATCAAAGTTAATCGGGGCGATACGCTTGAGTAATAGTAAAATATCCAGCAAGGTATAGCTGTCTTTGCCACCTGAAACACAGACCATCACCACATCGCCGTCTTCGATCATATTAAAATCACGAATCGCCCAAGAGACTTGTCTACGTAGCTTCTTTTGCAGCTTACGGAACTCTGCTGATTCAGTAGACGTTGACGGTGCAGCGGCGATACTGTCTTCATTTGTATGATCGGCAGCAACATCCTCATATTCCATACTATCGCCATCAGTGTCCCAAGCATGATTATCCAAACCTGTATCAGCTGACATATCATCGGTTTCAGGCGTAATTTGTGGCGTAAACAAGGTTGCTGCGGTCATAAGTTACTCAATATCTTTACAAGGGAATTTTGCTAAAAAATGGAAGCATAAAGCCTTTAGCAAGGAGGTAATAGCACAGTGGCTCTAAAAGCAGCGATTATAACAAAATTTGCTAACAGATTGAAAAGATGAGATTAGGGCGTGTTGAACATTGGGAATAAAATAGTAGCAAAAAAATAGCAAACGGTTAGTCTTTAAGTTCTCACACAAAAAAGACATCGTTTGCTATGCCTCGTACAATGCTCAAAGATCAACACTGGACAAGACTAAGACCTATATTACTAGAACTTAATATCTATGACAAAGGGAATCTTAGACAAACCTTTGAAGGCGTATTATATCGGATGCGTGTTGGCTGTCCTTGGCGTGATCTGCCACCTTACTTTGGTAAGCCTAATAC encodes:
- the ttcA gene encoding tRNA 2-thiocytidine(32) synthetase TtcA, whose product is MTAATLFTPQITPETDDMSADTGLDNHAWDTDGDSMEYEDVAADHTNEDSIAAAPSTSTESAEFRKLQKKLRRQVSWAIRDFNMIEDGDVVMVCVSGGKDSYTLLDILLLLKRIAPINFDIVAVNLDQKQPGYPEDILPAYLNEQGIAHYILEKDTYSIVKSVVPEGKTYCSACSRLRRGSLYGFAKQIGATKIALGHHRDDMLATFFLNLFHGGTLKSMPPKLLSDDKQNLLIRPLAYVEEKDIIEYARLKEFPIIPCNLCGSQTNLQRAIINDMLREWDDAHPQRLASIFKAMQNVAPSQLADRELFDFETLSLDRDDNERLFEGDNIQAGQTESLTEIGLPVSPKTQAFNPKFDRKLLSTESDNSAENKHTNQKIPTINPVI